A genome region from Schlesneria paludicola DSM 18645 includes the following:
- a CDS encoding DUF1080 domain-containing protein yields the protein MRFRMGWISSFLAIAMVSLIGSQQTIAQDGWTTIFDGKTLNNWDGNPEFWRVEDGCITGQTTEAKQLKSNTFLIWRGGETADFELTLEYKLIAGNSGIQYRSFEVPNEKWAVGGYQADMEAGDNYSGINYGERFRGILALRGQKTVIGDDHKPKEVEKFAESKDIQAKIKKEDWNTYHVSAKGFTFEHRINGVLTSVVTDEDKAERRAKGILALQIHVGPPMKVQFRNIKLKTLKPEGTSGVTKKKALLLAGRHSHGFGAHDHLAGCSLLAKLINASGQPIEAEVHSLEQHGWPSDEKLAAADTIVIYSDGGEGHPFNSHLDQLNSLTLQGKGIVCIHYGVETTAGRNGDAFLNWIGGFFEPHWSVNPHWIADYKKLPEHPTTRGVKPFSTDDEWYYHMRFREKMDGVTPILTDLPPKESLSRADGPHSGNAEVRKAVLERKEPQHTAWARVRADGGRGFGTSGGHVHWNWGNDQFRKLILNAIAWTAGADVPADGVPAGHVTVEDLLQNHDEPIPADFNKATIQAMLNQWNKS from the coding sequence ATGCGGTTCAGGATGGGTTGGATTTCGTCGTTTCTCGCAATCGCGATGGTGAGCCTGATCGGTTCACAGCAGACGATCGCACAAGACGGCTGGACGACGATTTTCGATGGAAAGACGCTGAACAACTGGGACGGTAATCCCGAGTTTTGGCGCGTGGAAGACGGTTGTATTACCGGTCAAACGACCGAAGCGAAACAGTTGAAGTCGAACACGTTTCTGATTTGGCGCGGTGGTGAAACCGCCGACTTCGAATTGACGCTTGAATACAAGCTGATCGCCGGAAATTCGGGTATTCAGTACCGCAGCTTTGAAGTCCCGAACGAGAAGTGGGCGGTCGGCGGCTATCAGGCAGATATGGAAGCCGGCGACAACTATTCCGGAATCAATTACGGCGAGCGGTTCCGTGGAATCCTGGCATTGCGTGGTCAAAAGACCGTCATTGGCGACGACCACAAACCCAAAGAAGTCGAGAAATTTGCTGAAAGCAAGGACATTCAGGCCAAGATCAAGAAAGAAGACTGGAACACCTATCACGTCTCGGCCAAGGGCTTCACCTTCGAACACCGCATCAACGGCGTTTTGACCTCGGTTGTCACGGACGAAGACAAGGCTGAACGACGTGCCAAAGGGATTTTGGCTCTGCAGATCCATGTCGGACCTCCGATGAAGGTGCAGTTCCGCAATATCAAGCTGAAGACTCTCAAACCAGAAGGCACGAGTGGCGTCACCAAAAAGAAGGCACTGCTGTTGGCTGGGCGTCATAGCCATGGCTTCGGTGCTCATGACCATCTGGCCGGTTGCTCGCTACTGGCCAAATTGATCAACGCCAGTGGTCAACCAATCGAAGCGGAAGTCCATTCTCTGGAACAACACGGCTGGCCATCAGATGAAAAGTTGGCGGCTGCGGACACCATTGTCATCTACTCGGACGGTGGTGAAGGACACCCCTTCAATTCGCACCTGGATCAACTGAACAGTTTGACACTTCAGGGGAAGGGAATCGTCTGCATCCACTACGGTGTCGAAACGACGGCCGGTCGCAATGGCGATGCGTTTCTCAATTGGATCGGCGGATTCTTTGAGCCTCATTGGTCGGTGAACCCACACTGGATCGCAGACTACAAAAAGCTTCCCGAGCATCCCACAACGCGCGGCGTGAAGCCGTTCTCGACGGACGATGAGTGGTACTACCACATGCGATTTCGCGAAAAAATGGATGGCGTCACGCCGATCCTCACCGACTTGCCGCCCAAGGAATCGCTTAGCCGAGCCGATGGACCTCATAGCGGCAACGCCGAAGTACGTAAAGCGGTGCTGGAACGCAAGGAGCCACAACACACCGCCTGGGCACGCGTGCGAGCTGACGGTGGACGGGGCTTCGGAACCAGTGGCGGACACGTTCACTGGAACTGGGGCAATGACCAGTTTCGCAAGCTCATTCTGAATGCGATCGCCTGGACCGCAGGCGCGGACGTTCCTGCAGACGGTGTTCCTGCCGGTCACGTGACCGTCGAAGACCTGTTGCAAAACCACGACGAACCGATTCCGGCCGACTTCAACAAGGCCACGATTCAAGCGATGCTCAATCAGTGGAACAAATCCTGA
- a CDS encoding inositol-3-phosphate synthase: MAKRKVGVWLIGAWGGVATTVVVGLAALRKGLSDTTGLVTALPSFAKLDLIGWDELVVGGHEIRETSYAAEAQVLVDKSHVFNEKTLAGISSQLAKFDRNIKPGTLVNVGAKIESLAGPECLKLKKETAAQAVSRLTKDIEKFKTAEKLDRVIVVNVSSTEPPPPDEVREWKWAEVQKSLASKSCPLPASTLYAIAAMQSGSHFVNFTPSVGSDLPGLDELALKQNVLHVGRDGKTGETLMKAVLAPMFAARNLKVMSWVGHNIFGNLDGKVLDDPVNKANKVKSKDHLLTEILGYKPQTLVSIEYIESMGDWKTAWDHIHFQGFLGTPMVLQFTWQGCDSLLAAPLVIDLIRLTEREARRGTSGIMSHLASFFKSPMGTDEPAFAYQFQQLTQWVDRVSGESDE; the protein is encoded by the coding sequence ATGGCGAAGCGGAAAGTCGGAGTGTGGCTGATCGGGGCCTGGGGCGGTGTCGCGACAACAGTCGTGGTTGGCCTTGCTGCACTGCGGAAGGGGCTCTCGGATACCACGGGGTTGGTGACTGCGCTGCCTTCGTTTGCCAAACTGGACCTGATTGGCTGGGACGAACTGGTGGTCGGCGGCCATGAGATTCGTGAGACGTCATACGCGGCCGAGGCACAGGTCCTGGTCGATAAGTCCCACGTCTTCAACGAAAAGACGCTGGCAGGGATTTCCTCGCAGCTGGCCAAGTTTGATCGGAACATCAAGCCGGGCACGCTGGTGAATGTCGGGGCCAAGATCGAATCTCTGGCCGGACCAGAGTGTCTGAAGCTGAAGAAAGAGACCGCCGCCCAAGCCGTGAGCCGATTGACCAAAGACATCGAGAAATTCAAAACCGCCGAAAAACTGGACCGCGTGATCGTGGTCAACGTTTCTTCGACCGAACCGCCACCGCCGGACGAAGTGCGTGAATGGAAATGGGCCGAAGTCCAAAAATCACTGGCCAGTAAATCGTGCCCGTTGCCTGCAAGCACCCTGTACGCCATCGCCGCCATGCAAAGCGGCAGCCATTTTGTGAATTTCACTCCGTCGGTTGGTTCAGATCTGCCGGGACTTGATGAACTCGCGCTGAAGCAGAATGTGCTGCATGTCGGACGTGACGGAAAGACGGGCGAAACGCTGATGAAAGCGGTTCTGGCCCCGATGTTCGCGGCGCGAAACCTGAAGGTGATGAGTTGGGTGGGCCACAACATTTTTGGCAACCTGGACGGCAAAGTCTTGGATGATCCCGTCAACAAAGCGAATAAGGTCAAATCAAAAGACCATCTGCTGACCGAAATCCTGGGGTACAAGCCGCAGACGCTGGTTTCGATCGAGTACATCGAATCGATGGGCGATTGGAAGACGGCGTGGGATCACATTCATTTCCAGGGCTTTCTTGGAACACCGATGGTCCTTCAGTTTACGTGGCAGGGGTGCGATTCATTGCTGGCCGCTCCGCTGGTCATCGACCTGATTCGGCTGACCGAACGCGAAGCGCGTCGTGGGACCAGCGGGATCATGTCGCATCTGGCTTCGTTCTTTAAGAGCCCCATGGGAACAGATGAGCCGGCCTTTGCGTATCAGTTCCAGCAGTTGACTCAGTGGGTGGATCGCGTCTCTGGTGAAAGTGACGAGTGA
- a CDS encoding MotA/TolQ/ExbB proton channel family protein, producing MNRRIEKHRICQGRWSKGYPLGKLCLVLALALTAIWSHVNAQDSNNPSPPGQMDPTPVAPLKVGKIPSDPYEVFVALGLFGYPLALTSVVVVWFTVERMVVLRYGRVIPRHFVKRFFEHLKEGNLDPKVAMKLCEDNGSPIALVLANGVKKWGKSSVEVEQAIIDGGERQVSQLRKHIRILNGAATVAPLLGLLGTVAGMIQSFNQISQSSAMGKSEALAGGIGLSLLTTAAGLAIAIPSLIMYMYFTGRVDSLVIEMDGMAQELVDYISAEGLAEQARSGAKTATAKPETKRPAS from the coding sequence ATGAATCGCAGGATCGAGAAACATCGAATCTGCCAGGGACGCTGGTCGAAGGGATATCCGCTGGGAAAGCTCTGTTTGGTGCTGGCCCTGGCCCTGACCGCGATCTGGTCGCACGTGAACGCCCAGGATTCGAACAATCCGTCCCCACCGGGCCAGATGGATCCCACCCCCGTTGCGCCGCTGAAAGTGGGAAAAATCCCCAGCGATCCCTACGAAGTGTTCGTGGCGCTGGGCCTATTCGGCTACCCCTTGGCACTCACGTCGGTCGTCGTTGTCTGGTTTACCGTCGAACGAATGGTCGTTCTTCGCTACGGACGCGTTATCCCCCGGCATTTCGTCAAACGTTTCTTTGAACATCTGAAAGAGGGAAATCTCGATCCGAAGGTCGCGATGAAACTCTGCGAAGATAACGGAAGCCCCATCGCACTCGTATTGGCAAATGGCGTCAAGAAGTGGGGCAAGAGCAGCGTCGAAGTCGAACAAGCGATCATCGACGGCGGCGAACGACAGGTCAGCCAGCTCCGAAAACACATCCGCATTCTGAACGGTGCGGCCACGGTCGCGCCCTTGCTGGGTTTGCTCGGAACGGTGGCGGGGATGATCCAATCGTTCAATCAAATCTCGCAAAGCTCGGCCATGGGCAAATCCGAGGCTCTCGCCGGTGGGATTGGTCTGTCGCTGTTGACCACCGCGGCGGGATTGGCGATCGCGATCCCGTCATTGATCATGTACATGTACTTTACCGGCCGCGTCGATTCGCTCGTCATCGAGATGGATGGGATGGCCCAAGAGCTGGTTGACTACATTTCCGCCGAGGGTTTGGCCGAACAGGCACGCAGCGGAGCCAAAACCGCGACGGCAAAGCCTGAAACGAAACGCCCTGCGTCGTGA